A stretch of Cicer arietinum cultivar CDC Frontier isolate Library 1 chromosome 5, Cicar.CDCFrontier_v2.0, whole genome shotgun sequence DNA encodes these proteins:
- the LOC101504499 gene encoding eukaryotic translation initiation factor 5A-4, with the protein MSDEEHHFESKADAGASKTYPQQAGTIRKNGYIVIKGRPCKVVEVSTSKTGKHGHAKCHFVGIDIFTAKKLEDIVPSSHNCDVPHVNRTDYQLIDISEDGFVSLLTENGSTKDDLRLPTDDSLLTQIKDGFAEGKDLVVSVMSAMGEEQINALKDIGPKN; encoded by the exons ATGTCGGACGAGGAACACCACTTTGAGTCCAAGGCCGATGCCGGAGCTTCAAAGACTTATCCTCAGCAAGCTGGCACCATTCGCAAAAACGGTTACATCGTCATCAAGGGTCGTCCCTGCAAG GTTGTTGAGGTTTCAACCTCTAAAACTGGTAAGCATGGTCATGCCAAGTGCCACTTTGTTGGAATAGATATTTTCACCGCCAAAAAGCTTGAAGATATTGTGCCCTCTTCCCACAATTGTGAT GTTCCCCATGTGAATCGTACCGACTACCAGTTGATTGATATTTCTGAGGATGGATTT GTGAGTCTGCTTACTGAAAATGGGAGCACCAAGGATGACCTTAGGCTTCCCACTGATGACAGTCTGCTTACTCAG ATAAAGGATGGTTTTGCTGAGGGTAAGGACCTTGTTGTGTCTGTGATGTCTGCCATGGGTGAGGAACAGATTAATGCCCTGAAGGATATTGGACCAAAGAACTAG